In Candidatus Cloacimonadota bacterium, the genomic stretch TGGTATCAAATTTTATCATGAAACTCTTGATGATTTAGTATTTCCAATGACCGGACATCAAGCTCTAATAAAGTACTCATACGCTGATGAAAACGTTCTGAGTGATTTTTCATATAACAAGTTCTATGGCAGATTTCAGATTATTCTTCCACTAAATCAAAACTACTCTCTTCGATTACAGTTTGAGTATGGTTCTTACTTTGACGAGGATACTATTAATTTTGATCCTTTTTACGTTGGTGGTTTTGACAGTTTCTTAGGTCTGTACCCTTATGAAAAAAGTGCTCCAAATATCAAGATCTTAACTGTAGGTAATAGGTATCGGCTCGGAAAGAATATATTTGCTGACTTACAATTCAATATTGGTAATACAGGAATATACGATCTATGGGAGATTGATTCAACGACTCTACTTGGTGGAGGATTAAAAATTGGTTATCTGAGTATAATAGGCCCTTTAAGGGGTGGCTTCGGTTTCAATCGGCAGGGTGGCTTTGTTTCTTATATATCAATTGGTTATGATTTCGATATCTTTGAGTTTTCCAGAAGGTAATGTTGTATTAAGTTAAATACATTGTACTCTTATTCATCCCTACCAAATAAGAATTGTCCAAGAACTTCTAATTGGTTGAATAGACATTCTTTGCGGCAGTTGTTTTCAACCGTAATATCAGCCAGTTCTCTCTTGGTCTCATCAGAAAACTGAGAACGAAATCTCTGCTCAATTTCTGCTGCGGATAATTTATCACGTTCAACTAACCTCTGCAATCTAACCTCGTGTGAAGCTGAGATATTGATAATCAAATCAAACATGCCTTCAATTCCGGTTTCGAAAAGTAATGGTACCTCGAATACAATAACTTCAGTGCTTGAAGAATTGATCAAATCTTGAATTTGAGCTATAATTAAGGGATGTAATATACTATTCAGGATTTTTAACTTCTCAGGATCATCAAAGACAATGTCTCCCAATTTTTTTCGATCTATTTGACCATCCAATAGTATCTCTTTCCCAAAAACCTCAACTACTCTCTCTTTAACTTTCTCCTTAAGCAAAAGATCATGTCCGACAATATCTGAGGAAACAGTTATAAAGCCCTGTTTTTTGAACCATTCTACAGCTAAGCTTTTCCCGCTTCCGACACTACCGGATATTCCAATAACAAATAGTTCTCTCTTATTGTCATTCATTTCTTGATTTTACCTTTTTTTTACCTTATTAATCACATACATAATTCTCTTAGTTTCTTTTTCATAAATGCCTTACTATTTAGTTGAATCAGCGATAATCTGAGCTAACAATTCAACATTTATACCTGCCTGAATGACTCCATTCATAGCTACAGATATTCGTCCTGTCTCTTCAGAAACTACAATTGACAAAGCATCACTCTCCTCAGTGATACCGATGGCAGCTAAATGACGAGTTCCATATTGTCTGCGATATTCGATGTTTTGAGATAGTGGTAATACTACTTTAACAGCTATAATCCTCTCTTTACGTATAATTATAGCTCCGTCATGTAAAATGCTATTCTTATCAAATATTGAAGTAATAAGCTTGCTAGAAAGAATCGCATCAATTTTCTCTCCCGTTTCAATAAATTTGCTTAGTTTGATATTATTCTCAATAACAATAATAGCACCTTTCTTGAGGAATGACATTGTATCTACTGCATTTGTCAGAGGAGCATAAATAGATTTTTGGGGTATTCTTTGGAAGGGTGTTAGGATATTTGTATGACTAATCTTGGCTAAGATATTTCTGATCTCGGGTTGGAAGAGTATTA encodes the following:
- the coaE gene encoding dephospho-CoA kinase (Dephospho-CoA kinase (CoaE) performs the final step in coenzyme A biosynthesis.) encodes the protein MNDNKRELFVIGISGSVGSGKSLAVEWFKKQGFITVSSDIVGHDLLLKEKVKERVVEVFGKEILLDGQIDRKKLGDIVFDDPEKLKILNSILHPLIIAQIQDLINSSSTEVIVFEVPLLFETGIEGMFDLIINISASHEVRLQRLVERDKLSAAEIEQRFRSQFSDETKRELADITVENNCRKECLFNQLEVLGQFLFGRDE
- the cdaA gene encoding diadenylate cyclase CdaA; this encodes MQFLVPSVTDIIDILIVWAILYRLILLAKKFGGYQILIGVVLLVIFFLIASLLNLEMILAVIGILKDYWLLVIIILFQPEIRNILAKISHTNILTPFQRIPQKSIYAPLTNAVDTMSFLKKGAIIVIENNIKLSKFIETGEKIDAILSSKLITSIFDKNSILHDGAIIIRKERIIAVKVVLPLSQNIEYRRQYGTRHLAAIGITEESDALSIVVSEETGRISVAMNGVIQAGINVELLAQIIADSTK